Genomic window (Streptomyces liliiviolaceus):
CCCGCCGCGGTGAGCGCCCGGTGCGCGGCGGCGGCGACGCTCGCGTGCAGCCGTACGGACACGGCGAGGCGGCGTGTGATCTCGTCGGGTTCGCCGAGCGCGTACGCGGCGGCTGAGGCGACCGGCGCGGCGATCCGGGCGTCGAGGGCGGTGAGGACGTCGAGGACGCGGTCGCGCAGCAGGGTACCGGTGTCGTTGCCCGGGAAGCGGGCGATCGCGGCGGGCCAGCCGGCCGGGAGGAACGGGCCGCCGAGGTCGGCCAAGACCGTGACCCGGTCCGGCAGCATCTCGGCGGGGCCGATCAGCACGGAGTCCTGCGGCTCGTGCAGCGTGTCGCGCCAGGTCTCGTCGCTGACGATGTGCAGGCCCTCGCCCACGGCGGCCTCGATGGTCTCGTGGACCAGCTCGGGCGGCGCGACGGTCGCGGCGGGATCGTCGGCCACGGACAGGACGAGAAGCCGCGGATCGCCGCCCTCGGCACGCACCCGGCGCACGGTCTCCAGAAGGGCGTACGGGTCCGGGACGCCACCGCACTCGGCGGGCGTGCCCACGGGGAAGACGGACGCGCCGAGCAGCCGGGCCTGCGGCGTCCACCAGGCGGCGCAGGGGCGGGGCACCAGCACGTCACCGCCGAGTGCCGCGGTCAGCGCGAGGAGCAGGGCGGGGGCGCCGGGCGCCGCGACGGTCCGGTCGTGGTCGGTGGGCAGACCGCGCCGGGTCCAGTAGCCGCGGGCCGCGTCCAGGAGCGCGGCGCCCCCGCCGGTCGGTTCGGTGTGCGTGCCGGTCGCGGCGGCGACGAGTCCGGGTGGCGGCGGGAGGCCGTGACCGGGGAGGGGTGGGCCGTAACGGACAGGTCCGTGGCCTTCCGGTTCGGTCCGCCGCATCCGTCCACCTCCGCGCAGTGCTCCCTGGACCCGTCGGACCGGGACCGGATTCCCACGGTGCCGGTCGTGCTTCCGGGATCCCCATACCCAGTGATCCGCTTCACCAACTCAGCCGTTCGGCGCAGCCGTTCATGTCGGCCGCCCCTCGTCGGCCGTGCGTCTCAGCCGTGCGTCTCAGCCGTCCACGGACGAGTCCCGGTGGCGCAGCCTGTGGGCCGCGGCGCCGAGCGCGCCCACGA
Coding sequences:
- a CDS encoding aminotransferase class I/II-fold pyridoxal phosphate-dependent enzyme, translating into MRRTEPEGHGPVRYGPPLPGHGLPPPPGLVAAATGTHTEPTGGGAALLDAARGYWTRRGLPTDHDRTVAAPGAPALLLALTAALGGDVLVPRPCAAWWTPQARLLGASVFPVGTPAECGGVPDPYALLETVRRVRAEGGDPRLLVLSVADDPAATVAPPELVHETIEAAVGEGLHIVSDETWRDTLHEPQDSVLIGPAEMLPDRVTVLADLGGPFLPAGWPAAIARFPGNDTGTLLRDRVLDVLTALDARIAAPVASAAAYALGEPDEITRRLAVSVRLHASVAAAAHRALTAAGALVRPPRAGRHLYADLGPLRSALGALGVGDAQELEDFLSVRLDMPAPGGHRFGDDLGALRVRLSTGPFLGTTDDERMASLVSPEPLELPHVKSRLSLLGSTFGDLRDDDDARRRESPR